A single window of Silurus meridionalis isolate SWU-2019-XX chromosome 11, ASM1480568v1, whole genome shotgun sequence DNA harbors:
- the prrc1 gene encoding protein PRRC1 → MMEESGIETTPPSTPPPPLTAAVAISPPPLTIGLSGPLTLPSTIGISSFAPGGFSTPAPPTAVTSTLPPIQSTPPPPFSLNPMKPLSTASPVPAPSLGVGMTFSSPYTSPTAPPPPGPVLSAPPMGPPTTGFTAHAGYDITRGHAGRAPQTPLMPSFSSAPPMPGVVTNPMMQQPVMSGGLDVVSPITFPEDHDDPRVTQENMSGGGIWGFIKGVAGNPMVKTVLDKTKHSVESMITTLDPGMAPYIKSGGDVDIVVTSDKEVKVGAVRDAFQEVFGMAMVTGEACQSNIAPQPVGYAAGVKGAQERINSLRRTAVIHEKQPVVSVENFIAELFPDKWFDIGCLILDDPGNGIHIETFTQTTPVSLEHVQQAQSLTPPDYSLRWSGLLVTVGEVLERNMPNISRTDWHQAFTGMSRRQMIYSAAKALAGTYKLQLGPRMA, encoded by the exons ATGATGGAAGAGAGTGGAATAGAAACCACGCCACCCAGCACTCCTCCACCACCCCTTACTGCTGCTGTCGCCATCAGTCCGCCTCCTCTGACAATAG GTCTTTCGGGCCCACTGACCCTTCCCAGCACCATAGGCATCTCCAGCTTTGCCCCAGGAGGCTTCTCCACACCAGCACCCCCAACTGCAGTGACCTCCACCCTACCACCCATTCAGTCCACCCCTCCTCCTCCATTCTCTCTTAACCCCATGAAGCCACTTTCCACAGCATCTCCAGTCCCCGCACCTTCTCTGGGTGTGGGTATGACCTTCAGCAGTCCATATACCTCCCCTACAGCTCCGCCTCCTCCAGGCCCGGTGCTGTCTGCTCCACCAATGGGGCCACCCACCACCGGTTTCACTGCTCATGCAGGATACGATATCACGCGCGGACATGCCGGCCGTGCTCCACAGACTCCACTGATGCCCAGCTTCTCCAGTGCGCCACCCATGCCAG GTGTGGTTACAAACCCAATGATGCAACAGCCAGTGATGTCCGGTGGTTTAGACGTTGTGTCTCCGATTACTTTCCCAGAAGATCATGACGATCCCAGAGTTACACAAGAGAACATGTCCGGAGGTGGAATTTGGGGCTTTATCaag GGTGTAGCTGGTAACCCTATGGTGAAGACGGTCCTGGACAAAACTAAGCACTCTGTCGAGTCTATGATCACCACATTAGACCCAGGGATGGCTCCATACATTA AATCAGGAGGTGATGTGGACATTGTGGTGACCTCTGATAAGGAAGTGAAGGTAGGAGCAGTGCGGGATGCCTTCCAGGAGGTGTTTGGCATGGCTATGGTGACTGGGGAGGCATGCCAATCTAACATTGCTCCTCAGCCAGTGGGCTACGCAGCAGGAGTCAAG GGGGCTCAGGAGCGCATCAACAGTCTTCGGCGTACCGCCGTAATCCACGAGAAACAGCCTGTGGTCTCAGTGGAGAACTTTATAGCAGAGCTCTTTCCAGACAA GTGGTTCGACATTGGCTGTCTAATTCTGGACGACCCTGGCAATGGCATCCACATCGAAACTTTCACACAGACCACTCCTGTATCTCTGGAACATGTACAGCAG GCTCAGTCTCTCACTCCTCCTGATTACAGTCTCCGCTGGTCTGGCCTGCTCGTGACCGTAGGCGAGGTGCTAGAGAGGAACATGCCCAATATTAGCCGCACGGACTGGCACCAGGCCTTCACAGGCATGTCCAGGAGGCAGATGATCTACAGCGCTGCGAAAGCTTTGGCTGGCACATACAAACTGCAGCTGGGCCCCAGGATGGCATAA